A window from Candidatus Nitrospira neomarina encodes these proteins:
- a CDS encoding rhodanese-like domain-containing protein — translation MKRFSFSLTIALLFLGWWNPTIVTAEPYLLTVQQLKAGLEKASQPKQKGFVLIDVRSPDEHMSGFIPGTDFNIDFREMQGRHQELNAKLDQHIVVYCQSGHRSNIAAETLMGLGYQHVYNVEGSMNAWTDAGYPIEHPK, via the coding sequence ATGAAACGCTTTTCTTTTTCCTTGACAATCGCTCTTCTATTTCTTGGATGGTGGAACCCCACCATTGTTACTGCTGAGCCCTACCTTTTAACCGTTCAGCAACTCAAAGCAGGACTTGAAAAGGCTTCCCAACCCAAACAAAAAGGATTTGTGCTCATCGACGTTCGGAGTCCAGACGAGCATATGAGCGGCTTCATTCCCGGAACGGATTTCAATATTGATTTTCGGGAAATGCAAGGACGCCACCAAGAGCTCAATGCGAAACTGGACCAGCATATCGTGGTGTACTGCCAATCTGGACACCGCAGCAATATTGCTGCTGAAACTTTAATGGGATTAGGATATCAGCATGTGTATAATGTGGAAGGAAGTATGAATGCCTGGACCGACGCGGGATATCCTATCGAACACCCCAAGTAA
- the pyrE gene encoding orotate phosphoribosyltransferase, translated as MTQPKHSPNLPMPKNALIQAFHQLEAFKWNQQEGFRLASGKNSPYYVDCRIVLAHPHSRHLVAQLAYHLLKSLDFTLIGGLEIGAIPLATCISDYGYRADPQREWRTFVVRKQPKDHGLGKLIEGTIHPGETAIVVDDVLTTGGSLIKAAEAARAQGLIVTHGLVVVDRSEEEGKSNLAHMGIQLLPLLTLEDLRQTPPSVR; from the coding sequence GTGACTCAACCGAAACACTCTCCTAATCTTCCTATGCCAAAAAATGCCCTCATTCAGGCCTTCCACCAGCTGGAAGCCTTCAAATGGAATCAGCAAGAGGGCTTCCGGCTCGCCTCAGGAAAAAACAGCCCCTATTATGTCGATTGTCGTATTGTATTGGCTCATCCGCACTCACGTCACCTTGTGGCCCAATTAGCCTATCACCTGCTGAAATCCTTAGATTTTACACTGATTGGTGGACTGGAAATCGGAGCCATTCCCCTGGCCACCTGTATTTCAGATTATGGTTATAGGGCCGATCCACAGCGGGAATGGCGAACGTTCGTCGTGCGCAAACAACCGAAGGATCATGGATTAGGCAAATTAATTGAAGGCACTATTCATCCCGGGGAAACAGCTATAGTGGTCGACGATGTTTTAACAACAGGCGGATCATTGATAAAGGCCGCCGAAGCAGCCCGCGCCCAGGGCTTAATTGTGACGCATGGGTTAGTGGTGGTGGATCGATCTGAAGAGGAAGGAAAAAGCAATCTGGCTCACATGGGCATTCAATTGCTCCCGCTTCTCACCCTGGAAGATTTAAGACAAACCCCTCCTTCCGTCCGGTAA
- a CDS encoding HD-GYP domain-containing protein has protein sequence MNEDKPNEEDGVSPSSSMLYSKAEGSQVSATGELQAARSQLMAYAKDLKQMLEQEGQKTQLLKKAHAQMLVYARDLKLSLEAEQRKNCELEQAYADTILRLARASRYKDEETGAHIERLSHYSQSLALAIGWDQPRARCLFAVAPMHDVGKIGVPDAVLGKNGPLTEVEWQSIKQHPLLGASLLDGSTSPLLEMAKEVALTHHERWDGSGYPRGLKGTQIPITGRIVMLCDLYDALRSQRPYKPAFTHEKTCDIILNGNDRTKPTHFDPHLLEAFREMHQDFNGIYSTVGEI, from the coding sequence ATGAATGAGGATAAACCCAACGAGGAAGATGGGGTTTCTCCCTCATCAAGTATGCTGTATTCGAAGGCCGAAGGTTCCCAAGTATCTGCCACAGGGGAACTCCAGGCGGCCCGCTCTCAACTCATGGCCTATGCCAAAGATCTCAAGCAGATGTTGGAGCAGGAAGGTCAGAAAACTCAACTGCTTAAAAAAGCTCATGCCCAAATGCTTGTTTACGCCCGGGACCTTAAGCTTTCTTTGGAGGCAGAGCAACGGAAAAATTGTGAATTGGAACAGGCTTATGCCGACACTATTCTTCGCTTAGCCCGGGCGTCACGCTATAAAGATGAGGAAACAGGGGCACATATTGAACGGTTAAGCCATTACTCGCAATCGCTTGCTTTGGCTATTGGCTGGGATCAGCCACGCGCTCGTTGTTTATTCGCCGTTGCGCCGATGCATGATGTGGGGAAAATTGGAGTTCCAGATGCCGTTCTTGGAAAGAATGGCCCGTTGACGGAAGTAGAATGGCAATCGATTAAGCAGCATCCTCTTTTGGGAGCGAGTTTATTGGATGGCTCGACATCTCCCTTGCTAGAGATGGCCAAGGAAGTCGCGCTGACTCACCATGAACGTTGGGACGGAAGTGGATATCCTCGGGGGCTGAAGGGAACACAGATTCCCATCACAGGCCGAATTGTGATGCTGTGCGATCTTTACGATGCCTTACGAAGCCAAAGGCCATACAAACCAGCGTTTACCCATGAGAAGACATGCGACATCATTTTAAACGGGAACGACAGAACAAAGCCGACACATTTTGATCCACACCTTTTGGAGGCTTTCCGGGAGATGCATCAGGACTTTAACGGCATCTATTCTACTGTAGGCGAAATCTAA
- a CDS encoding SDR family NAD(P)-dependent oxidoreductase — MVERFLQTLSMKNMAPFAVITGASRGIGAEYARALAAQGYHLLLVARDQSRLNELSKEIQQTTSVQVWTEALDLAKPNAAETLYQLAQSYRTDVSLLVNNAGFGLYGLFTNMPLSTIQDMLQVHIHATTESTRLFLPDMMNRRQGAIINVASVAGFFPIPYMAEYAATKAFIISFSEAVAMEAKENEVTIQVCCPGYTKTEFHRTAGHCPRHISSAHTPHDVVQKSLKALMSRQTLVTIGWQGLATQWITPFFPKKWLTRLTSRFVRPNTSSH; from the coding sequence ATGGTTGAACGATTTCTTCAGACTCTATCCATGAAAAATATGGCGCCATTCGCGGTTATTACAGGAGCTTCACGAGGGATTGGGGCCGAATATGCCAGAGCCTTAGCGGCTCAAGGCTATCATCTCCTGTTGGTCGCCCGGGACCAAAGCCGTTTGAATGAATTATCCAAGGAGATTCAACAGACCACCTCTGTTCAAGTCTGGACAGAAGCGCTGGATTTGGCCAAGCCTAACGCGGCTGAAACCCTTTACCAATTAGCTCAATCATATCGGACGGATGTGTCGTTACTTGTCAATAATGCCGGTTTTGGGCTGTATGGCTTATTTACAAACATGCCACTCTCCACGATCCAAGACATGTTACAGGTCCATATCCATGCGACCACAGAAAGCACAAGACTCTTCCTACCTGATATGATGAATCGACGGCAGGGTGCAATTATCAATGTGGCTTCCGTGGCAGGATTTTTTCCAATTCCCTATATGGCGGAATACGCCGCCACGAAAGCCTTTATCATATCTTTCTCTGAAGCCGTGGCGATGGAGGCCAAGGAAAATGAGGTAACCATCCAGGTATGCTGTCCAGGCTACACAAAAACCGAGTTTCATAGGACGGCAGGGCACTGCCCACGCCACATCTCTTCTGCTCACACTCCCCACGACGTCGTACAAAAATCATTAAAGGCCTTGATGTCCCGGCAAACCCTCGTGACTATTGGATGGCAGGGACTGGCAACCCAATGGATAACTCCATTTTTTCCTAAAAAGTGGCTGACGCGTCTTACCAGCCGATTTGTTCGACCAAATACCTCCTCTCATTGA
- a CDS encoding ATP-binding protein, producing MSVSELTPRKELPLSVVGLWRTCLNRILGAMELLHRHTILVLTVLFGLCLIVIYLHISQLKTQMVTAMAFRGSEIYTRALNEMRIWYTVEVVQRLHSQGIEASTGYRDHQGEIPLPAALSRDLGNRLVAGRNGERLELLSPYPFYRERKSGGLIDEFQEEAWKFFMQHPDTDEPFYRFEQVEGRESLRFVKADRMQKECVECHNSHPDSPKRDWQIGQVGGLLEVVYPVDSLETIMGMSWQGTYGLMGMLVVIWMGGFGLVVLKLGRVASDLEEQIRDRTGALQSANKHLELEIHDRLLAEDTLRKAKDNLEKRVQERTGKLAASNAELIREVAERKRAEEDIRKLNSQLVQRSAQLEASNKELEAFSYSVSHDLRAPLRGIDGFSQAVLEDYDEKLDESGRNYLRRVRTASQRMSKLIDAMLNLARLTRAEIHTQTFDLSAVARAVLEDFQKMEPDRQVEGIVANNVFATADPQLLRAVLENLIGNAWKFTQQQAHPRIEFGYGQYKGQAAYFVSDNGAGFDMTYAHKLFGAFQRLHAYTEFPGVGVGLATVHRIIQRHGGQIWAEGVVGKGATFHFTL from the coding sequence TTGTCGGTATCTGAGTTGACGCCTCGTAAAGAATTGCCGTTGTCGGTTGTGGGACTATGGCGAACCTGTCTGAACAGAATCCTGGGAGCCATGGAGCTCCTACATCGGCATACAATTTTGGTATTAACCGTGCTTTTTGGGCTCTGTCTCATCGTGATTTATTTGCATATTTCTCAATTGAAAACCCAAATGGTGACGGCGATGGCCTTTCGGGGATCCGAGATCTATACCAGAGCGCTGAATGAAATGCGGATTTGGTACACCGTCGAGGTTGTTCAACGCCTTCATAGCCAGGGAATTGAAGCCTCGACAGGGTATCGGGACCATCAAGGCGAAATTCCTCTCCCTGCGGCTCTCAGTCGTGACCTGGGTAATCGATTGGTCGCCGGGCGAAATGGCGAACGATTGGAATTACTGAGCCCCTATCCGTTTTACCGTGAAAGGAAATCAGGAGGACTCATTGATGAGTTCCAGGAAGAGGCGTGGAAATTTTTCATGCAACATCCTGATACGGATGAGCCGTTTTATCGGTTTGAGCAAGTCGAGGGGCGTGAGTCTCTCCGTTTCGTGAAGGCCGATCGGATGCAGAAGGAATGTGTGGAGTGTCATAACAGTCATCCGGACAGTCCAAAACGTGATTGGCAGATCGGGCAGGTTGGCGGCTTGTTGGAGGTCGTGTATCCCGTTGATTCGTTGGAGACGATCATGGGCATGAGTTGGCAAGGGACGTATGGGTTGATGGGGATGTTGGTCGTCATTTGGATGGGCGGGTTCGGGTTAGTGGTGTTAAAGCTCGGACGGGTGGCAAGTGACTTGGAAGAGCAGATTCGTGATCGAACCGGTGCACTGCAAAGTGCCAATAAACATTTGGAATTGGAAATTCATGATCGACTATTGGCCGAAGACACACTTCGGAAGGCGAAAGATAATCTGGAAAAGCGAGTCCAGGAGCGAACGGGAAAGTTGGCGGCCTCAAATGCCGAACTCATTCGGGAAGTGGCAGAGCGGAAGCGGGCCGAGGAAGATATACGCAAACTCAATTCCCAGTTGGTCCAGCGCTCGGCCCAACTCGAGGCGAGTAATAAGGAGCTTGAGGCGTTTAGTTATTCGGTCTCCCATGATTTACGCGCGCCCTTGCGGGGGATTGATGGGTTTAGCCAGGCCGTATTGGAAGATTATGATGAAAAACTTGATGAGTCAGGACGAAATTACTTGCGGAGGGTGCGGACGGCCAGTCAACGAATGTCCAAGCTTATTGATGCCATGCTCAATCTGGCCCGGTTGACACGAGCCGAAATCCATACCCAGACCTTTGATCTGAGTGCTGTAGCCCGGGCTGTTCTTGAAGATTTTCAAAAGATGGAACCGGACCGGCAGGTCGAAGGCATTGTGGCCAATAATGTATTCGCCACTGCTGACCCCCAATTGCTTCGGGCCGTCTTAGAAAATTTGATCGGCAACGCGTGGAAGTTTACCCAGCAACAAGCCCATCCACGTATCGAATTCGGCTATGGCCAATACAAAGGGCAGGCCGCCTACTTTGTCTCCGACAATGGGGCAGGTTTTGATATGACCTATGCGCATAAACTCTTCGGCGCGTTCCAACGGCTTCATGCCTACACAGAATTTCCGGGAGTGGGCGTAGGGCTGGCGACGGTGCATCGTATTATTCAACGGCATGGCGGTCAAATTTGGGCAGAAGGAGTGGTGGGCAAAGGGGCGACCTTTCATTTTACGTTGTAA
- a CDS encoding BREX system ATP-binding domain-containing protein yields MELRSQEWFHTLRQEYLQRFIGQGGSSVKFVVTDSDSDRIDIQEQLATLAQQEGYACILVDAKDTKIHMMDKFFHQIARRIPWDDLASQFVRRLLQENGYQIPDNKEEFCMTGVARMNERAEPLLRRDLNSWLERAIYRDTQMCQEFRMAMIRLCLGQLDSGSEVPFMTEPVKSWLGGEIRQISALKEALIFQKINRTNARYMFVSLCRWLRLVGKTGLVVSLDLSRCLLSKKPDSPEGLYYGISTTLDAYEMLRQFIDGTDELESFLLVVQVPQEFLTDERRGLNRYEALKLRIWDEVRDRQYQNPLGALIRLGSQQAGDAHDTGRKEYTDRPAMANGDVGHQRAMEALRSGVPNRDVVQVLGSHQPDLEGKFRRLLQQMEANVPHDTPTKGIVIEGGFGSGKSHLLHALQQVALEKNFVCSPIVISKETPFYNGVPLFRAAINNAIVPGKHGDALTEIAGELNFQSPHFANLFDWVHRKDQGCDSRFAASLYLYERMINDPELSHRMIRYWAGDPLSNSQLNKYLQGCPPENPYVFNRISSQDLAFQRFRFVSRLMVAAGYQGWILLIDEAEIIGRYSFKQRTKSYREVARWMGVLAEDTCPAIAAIVALTDDFQSVILEEKQDSQKMEQMCQEESTDETHMQALQAIQGIRLIEQEGESLIRPYESMVDALYERLRALHGSAYSWTPPPVSAVEKLSSTRMREYVRGWITEWDLRRLYPEAQLDIEILDVRQTYDEDQELEPTLADEIDSEKIAESEESLMAVALQNQAPV; encoded by the coding sequence ATGGAGTTACGATCTCAAGAATGGTTTCATACCCTTCGGCAAGAATATCTTCAACGATTTATTGGGCAAGGAGGTTCATCGGTCAAGTTTGTGGTAACAGATTCTGACTCGGATAGAATCGACATCCAAGAGCAACTGGCTACCTTGGCTCAGCAGGAGGGGTATGCGTGCATCTTAGTTGATGCCAAAGACACCAAAATTCATATGATGGATAAGTTTTTCCATCAGATTGCTCGTCGCATCCCATGGGATGATCTGGCCTCACAATTTGTTCGTCGACTCCTTCAAGAAAACGGGTACCAGATTCCGGACAACAAGGAGGAGTTCTGCATGACGGGAGTCGCCCGGATGAATGAACGGGCGGAACCGTTACTGCGACGAGATTTAAATAGTTGGTTAGAGCGGGCTATTTATCGAGATACGCAGATGTGTCAGGAATTTCGTATGGCCATGATCCGATTGTGTCTGGGGCAATTGGACTCTGGCTCAGAAGTTCCCTTTATGACCGAGCCGGTCAAGTCATGGCTTGGCGGGGAGATTCGTCAGATTTCGGCTCTCAAAGAAGCCCTAATTTTTCAGAAAATTAATCGGACCAATGCCCGGTATATGTTTGTTTCGTTATGCCGTTGGTTACGGTTAGTTGGGAAAACAGGGTTAGTCGTGTCCCTGGATTTGAGTCGATGTTTGCTCAGTAAGAAGCCGGATTCTCCTGAAGGCCTGTATTACGGCATTTCAACGACGTTAGATGCCTACGAAATGCTTCGCCAGTTTATTGATGGGACAGATGAATTGGAAAGTTTCTTGTTGGTGGTCCAGGTGCCGCAAGAATTTTTGACAGATGAACGGAGGGGACTCAACCGGTATGAGGCGTTGAAATTACGCATTTGGGACGAAGTCCGTGACCGCCAATACCAAAACCCATTAGGGGCATTGATTCGTCTTGGATCTCAACAGGCCGGGGATGCACACGATACCGGAAGGAAGGAATACACTGATCGGCCGGCGATGGCCAATGGTGATGTTGGACATCAACGCGCCATGGAAGCTCTGCGATCCGGAGTGCCGAATCGTGATGTCGTGCAGGTACTGGGAAGTCACCAACCGGACCTGGAAGGCAAATTCAGACGGCTACTTCAACAGATGGAGGCGAACGTTCCTCATGACACGCCTACCAAAGGTATCGTAATTGAAGGAGGGTTTGGGAGTGGGAAATCCCATCTTCTTCATGCATTGCAACAGGTAGCGCTGGAGAAGAATTTTGTCTGCAGTCCCATTGTGATCAGTAAGGAGACACCCTTTTATAATGGTGTACCTCTCTTTCGTGCAGCCATCAACAATGCCATTGTTCCCGGTAAACATGGTGATGCTCTCACCGAAATAGCCGGTGAACTGAATTTCCAAAGCCCGCACTTTGCCAATTTGTTTGATTGGGTGCATCGGAAGGACCAAGGATGCGATTCCCGGTTTGCTGCCAGCCTGTATCTCTATGAGCGGATGATTAATGATCCTGAGCTGAGTCATCGCATGATCCGGTATTGGGCGGGAGATCCGTTGAGCAATAGCCAACTCAATAAATATCTTCAGGGGTGTCCGCCCGAAAACCCCTATGTGTTCAATAGAATTTCCAGTCAGGATTTGGCCTTCCAACGGTTTCGATTTGTCTCACGCTTGATGGTGGCGGCTGGCTATCAAGGGTGGATCTTGCTTATTGATGAGGCGGAAATCATCGGGCGATATTCTTTTAAACAACGGACCAAGTCCTATAGGGAGGTGGCACGGTGGATGGGGGTGTTAGCCGAGGATACCTGTCCGGCTATTGCTGCCATTGTCGCTCTGACCGATGATTTCCAAAGCGTGATCTTGGAAGAAAAACAGGATTCCCAGAAAATGGAGCAGATGTGTCAGGAGGAATCGACGGATGAAACTCATATGCAAGCATTGCAGGCGATTCAGGGTATCCGGCTCATCGAACAGGAGGGCGAATCATTAATTCGTCCCTATGAATCAATGGTGGATGCATTATATGAGCGGCTTCGGGCGCTTCATGGATCGGCCTATAGTTGGACACCGCCACCTGTTTCAGCTGTAGAGAAATTATCCAGTACCCGAATGCGCGAGTATGTACGTGGATGGATTACAGAATGGGACTTGCGACGATTGTACCCTGAAGCTCAATTAGACATTGAAATTCTGGATGTGCGGCAAACGTATGACGAGGATCAGGAGCTGGAACCCACGCTGGCAGATGAGATTGACTCTGAAAAGATCGCGGAGTCGGAAGAAAGTTTGATGGCTGTCGCTTTACAAAATCAAGCTCCTGTGTGA
- a CDS encoding glycine zipper family protein, which yields MSHSYFHSFIVPLSICSVCILAFGCSGPRPILYPNDHLQQVGPDRAEQDIEECQQLAEDYVPEHDAASVAGNTAVGAGAGGAVGAVSGAIRGGAGIGAAIGAATGATVGFIRGLFQASQPTPAHKSFVNRCLSERGYDSIGWE from the coding sequence ATGTCCCATTCCTATTTCCATTCATTTATTGTCCCCCTTAGCATCTGTAGTGTTTGTATCCTAGCCTTTGGCTGCTCTGGCCCTCGCCCAATCCTTTATCCCAACGATCATCTTCAACAAGTTGGCCCCGATCGAGCAGAACAGGACATTGAGGAATGCCAACAGCTTGCAGAGGATTATGTCCCGGAGCACGATGCCGCGTCGGTGGCTGGGAATACTGCCGTTGGAGCGGGAGCAGGGGGTGCCGTCGGTGCAGTCAGCGGGGCCATTCGAGGAGGAGCGGGTATTGGCGCAGCCATAGGTGCCGCAACAGGTGCGACCGTTGGCTTTATTCGTGGCTTATTCCAGGCCTCGCAACCAACACCTGCTCACAAGTCTTTCGTTAACCGATGTCTTTCGGAACGAGGGTACGATTCGATTGGTTGGGAATAG
- a CDS encoding response regulator: protein MMTNKVILLVEDHPDDEELTMRALKKNNIKNEVVVARDGVEALEYLFGTGAHAGRDLSQMPQIILLDLKLPKIDGLEVLRRLRADERTKYLPVVVLTSSKEEQDIVKSYQLGANSYVRKPVDFQEFSQAVQNLGLYWLILNESAPERV from the coding sequence ATGATGACCAACAAAGTAATTCTGTTAGTGGAAGATCATCCTGATGATGAAGAGTTAACGATGCGGGCGCTCAAGAAAAACAATATAAAAAATGAAGTGGTGGTGGCCCGGGATGGCGTGGAAGCGTTGGAATATTTATTTGGAACCGGAGCGCATGCCGGTCGTGATTTAAGCCAGATGCCTCAAATTATCCTGCTGGACCTCAAGCTCCCCAAAATTGATGGGCTGGAAGTGCTTCGACGGTTACGAGCTGATGAACGGACGAAGTATCTCCCGGTGGTTGTGCTGACATCGTCCAAGGAAGAGCAGGACATTGTCAAAAGCTATCAACTTGGAGCCAATAGTTATGTTCGCAAGCCAGTGGACTTTCAAGAGTTTTCTCAAGCGGTTCAAAACCTGGGGCTGTATTGGCTCATTTTGAATGAATCGGCACCGGAAAGGGTGTGA
- a CDS encoding BREX system ATP-binding domain-containing protein: MSPQEWLNVLKSAYLQGFIRRGGSAVKFAVVEEAQKAKAVSVGVGELSREQGFVTIHADSHCTKVQLIDLLFKEMARQIDWDALAFEYVKKLFREHQWKIPEQREECCWSSLASLNSCDEATIHREVNAWLEGSLFQDFHMSREFRLAMIQLCVAQLELPDSPSTESGAIKAWLRGELRQMAPLKKILIFEKVTRSNARDLIVSLAHWTRLLGKPGMVLTIDISAFTGGKESGATSLNYSPSAVMDAYEMLRQFIDGSDEIEGLLVVVVTSQAFLSDQRLGLNRYEALKLRIWDDVRDKTRQNPFAPMVRLTDQTAVFAESSLLARVGNRKEDVQHQRVIESLRAGVPSPGVVQALGCPQPMVKSKFQQMLQDAQASIHKGWTTKGMLIEGGFGTGKSHLLESLRRMALESRFVCSKVVISKETPLYSPALMFRSAIEAADIPEKRGDVLAEVAADLNFKSPQYANFYEWVHRQGGEIDGRFAASVFLYERMVNDPELRHRIIRFWAGDPLTDAEIKRLLKSCDGSVAYRFERVSPMEMALQRFKFVSRLMIAAGYSGWILLIDEAEIIGRYSFKQRAQSYAELARWLGRLEASSFADLGYKSGLAAVMALTDDFQSAILDEKGDREKVPEKLRESGSETDLVLSRQAEQGMRLIECERIPLVGPYDQLVEEIYHKIRSIHGAAYGWEPPQVPTIERLSSTRMREYVKGWITEWDLTRLDPTQKVDIELTEIRQDYSEDSELEGDEEDQLHPALSESN; this comes from the coding sequence ATGTCTCCACAGGAATGGTTGAACGTTCTCAAATCTGCCTATCTTCAGGGGTTTATTCGTCGTGGGGGGTCGGCCGTCAAATTTGCGGTCGTGGAGGAGGCACAGAAGGCCAAAGCTGTGAGCGTGGGGGTGGGGGAGCTGTCACGGGAGCAAGGCTTTGTCACGATTCACGCGGATTCTCATTGTACGAAGGTTCAACTCATTGATCTCTTGTTTAAGGAAATGGCCAGACAAATTGATTGGGATGCCTTGGCGTTCGAGTATGTCAAAAAACTCTTTCGAGAGCATCAATGGAAGATTCCTGAACAGCGGGAGGAATGTTGCTGGTCTTCTCTGGCCTCTCTCAATAGTTGCGATGAAGCCACGATACACCGAGAAGTGAACGCATGGTTGGAAGGGAGCTTGTTTCAGGATTTTCATATGAGTCGGGAATTTCGACTGGCCATGATCCAGTTGTGTGTGGCTCAGCTGGAATTGCCGGATAGTCCCTCTACAGAGTCGGGAGCAATTAAGGCCTGGCTTCGCGGCGAGCTGAGACAAATGGCACCTCTCAAAAAAATATTGATTTTTGAAAAGGTCACCCGTAGTAATGCGCGTGACCTCATCGTCTCCTTAGCCCATTGGACCCGCCTGTTGGGGAAACCCGGTATGGTCTTGACCATCGATATTTCAGCCTTTACAGGCGGCAAAGAATCCGGTGCAACCTCCCTGAATTATTCGCCCTCTGCAGTTATGGATGCCTATGAGATGCTGAGACAATTCATTGATGGCAGCGATGAAATCGAAGGGCTATTGGTCGTGGTCGTTACCTCGCAAGCCTTTCTCTCGGATCAACGGTTGGGTCTGAATCGGTATGAGGCCCTAAAGCTTCGAATTTGGGATGATGTCCGGGATAAAACCCGACAAAATCCCTTTGCGCCGATGGTCAGGCTGACTGACCAGACCGCAGTCTTTGCCGAGAGCAGTCTCCTGGCCAGAGTGGGAAACCGAAAAGAAGATGTGCAGCATCAACGGGTTATTGAATCCTTGAGGGCAGGTGTCCCGAGCCCGGGTGTGGTCCAAGCGCTGGGATGTCCACAGCCGATGGTCAAATCCAAATTTCAACAGATGTTGCAGGACGCTCAGGCCAGCATTCATAAGGGTTGGACCACAAAAGGGATGTTGATTGAAGGAGGATTTGGTACGGGAAAATCACATTTGCTGGAATCCTTAAGACGTATGGCCTTGGAATCCAGATTTGTGTGTAGCAAGGTCGTCATAAGTAAGGAAACGCCTCTCTATAGTCCTGCATTGATGTTTCGGTCGGCCATTGAGGCTGCTGATATCCCCGAAAAACGAGGAGATGTCTTGGCCGAGGTGGCAGCGGATTTAAACTTTAAGAGTCCCCAATACGCGAATTTTTATGAATGGGTGCATCGTCAGGGCGGAGAAATTGATGGGCGGTTTGCGGCCTCGGTGTTTCTCTACGAACGCATGGTGAATGACCCGGAGTTACGTCACCGGATCATTCGATTTTGGGCAGGGGATCCGCTGACCGATGCTGAAATCAAGCGATTACTCAAATCCTGTGATGGGAGCGTTGCCTATCGATTTGAACGAGTCTCACCCATGGAGATGGCATTGCAACGATTTAAATTTGTTTCACGACTGATGATTGCGGCGGGATACTCTGGTTGGATTTTACTGATCGACGAGGCAGAAATTATTGGCAGGTATTCCTTTAAGCAACGAGCCCAGTCCTATGCGGAATTAGCCAGGTGGCTGGGCCGACTGGAAGCCTCCAGCTTTGCCGATCTCGGCTATAAGTCCGGATTGGCGGCGGTGATGGCGCTCACAGATGATTTTCAAAGTGCGATTTTGGATGAAAAGGGTGATAGGGAAAAAGTACCGGAAAAACTGCGAGAATCAGGATCGGAAACCGATTTGGTGCTGTCCCGCCAAGCAGAACAGGGAATGCGGCTCATTGAATGCGAACGCATACCCTTGGTCGGTCCCTATGACCAGCTTGTAGAAGAAATCTACCATAAAATTCGTTCCATTCATGGAGCCGCGTATGGGTGGGAACCACCTCAGGTCCCAACGATTGAGCGATTATCCAGCACCCGGATGCGTGAATATGTCAAAGGCTGGATTACCGAATGGGATCTAACACGTCTTGATCCAACACAAAAAGTTGACATTGAATTAACGGAAATTCGACAGGATTATTCGGAAGATTCTGAATTAGAAGGGGATGAGGAAGACCAGCTTCACCCGGCACTCTCCGAGTCGAACTAA
- a CDS encoding response regulator transcription factor: MKTILIADDEEDLRLLVQVTLEDPSYRILTAIDGCAAVDAVCTHIPDLLILDWMMPGLNGCEVVRKLRLHSDTARIPIVMLTAKDGLDARKQIASLDLAGYLVKPFSPLELIQKVREVLA, encoded by the coding sequence GTGAAAACGATCCTCATTGCCGATGATGAAGAAGATCTTAGGCTCCTGGTCCAGGTTACTCTTGAAGACCCCTCGTATCGGATTCTCACTGCTATAGATGGTTGCGCGGCGGTGGATGCCGTTTGCACTCACATTCCCGACCTATTGATTCTTGATTGGATGATGCCGGGTCTAAATGGGTGTGAGGTGGTACGAAAGCTTCGCCTACACTCCGACACGGCTAGAATTCCAATTGTCATGTTAACGGCGAAAGACGGGCTTGATGCACGTAAGCAGATAGCTTCTCTTGATCTTGCGGGGTATTTGGTCAAACCATTTAGCCCATTAGAGTTGATTCAAAAAGTTCGGGAAGTACTTGCCTAA